The Streptomyces sp. WZ-12 genome segment GCCGCTTACCGGGACGACGAACTCGCCCGTATGCACCGCACCTTCTTCGATCCGGACGCCCCCTACCACGCGCTGCGCCGCGCCTTCGTCCGCAAGGAGCCGTCGGCCGGCACCCCGGAGCACCTCAACGCCCCCGCAGCGCGGGTCGGCTGCACGGCGGGCACCACCGGCTGAGCGGGCCGGCGGCCGCCCGTGCGCCGGCCCCGGCCCGTCCCGCCCGCGCGCCCGGCCTCAGGCGGTGGGCAGGTACTTGTACCCGACGCCGAAGACGGTGCTGATCAACTTCCGGCGGCCCGGGCCCAGTCGGCGCCGAAGACGGGCGATGTGCACGTCCACCGTGCGCGCGCTGGAGCGGCAGTCGGGCCAGACCGCGACCATCAACTGCTGTCGGGTGAAGGCGCGCCGCGGGTGCAGTACCAGGTGGGCCAGCAGGTCGAACTCCAGCCGGGGGACGTCGAGCTGTCGCCCGTCGATGGCGACCGTGCGGGCCGCGGTGTCGATCTCGATCGGTTCCGCCGCGGCCTCCCCGACCGGTTGTTGCGGCTCGGTGGGCATCACGGACGGGTCGGTGCAGGACGGGGCGAGGATGATGTGCACCTTGTCGGAGGCCAATCGGCGCACCGATACGGGCTCCAGGTCGTGCAGGGTGAGTTGCCACTTGCCATCGGGGAGCCGGTCGACCGCCAGGGGTGGTCCTCCGCCGGAGGCGGCCTTTGCCGGCCGGCCGTAATCGGCATCCGGGCGCAACGCAAGGGGGGTCGTCGACGCGTTCATAAACATGATCTGGGCCCATTCCTCTTGCAAAGCAGGCGTGTTCGGACAGACATGGCGGTGCTCGACGTGCGACCCACGGTTCTTGCTGCAACCGCGGTCGCTGCGCGGTCCGGTGTGCGGAGCGGGGGCCGACGCCCCGGCACTCGTGATGCGGGTGCGCTCGGCGGGGCGATCGCCCTCCCCTCCCTGTTGGGGAGTGCGTTCGCGCCCGTGCCCGTGCTCAGCGGTGACGAGAAGAACCGTCACTGCACCGGTGCGAACGAACGCTACATGTGATCGCGCGCTTCCGGATAGTAGCTTCCGCTAATGACGGGCGTTCTTGAGCCGATTTCATCTTTTGCACTTCCGGCTTGCCGTCGGGTCGATTCGAGGCGGCCGGCGGCCCGGAGTCCCGCGCCGCCGGCGGTCGGGAATCGGCTCCCCGGCCTCGATTTCCTTACAACCTCCTTATGGATTCCGGGAGTCTCCCGTAAGGGTTCTGTCGCACAAGACCTTTACCGCAGGGTGAGGCCATGGACGCGCACACGGCCGGCCGGCCGCCCCGTACCCTCCCCCCGCCCGACAACTCCCCACCGGGACGCGGAAGATGGCTGCCTCTGGTGGCCGCCTGCCTGGGGACCTTCCTGCTGCTGGTCTACGCGACGGCCGTGACGGTGGCGCTGCCGCGGATGGCCGGCGCGCGGCACGCCGGCTTCGGCGCCCTGCAATGGATCACCGACGTCTACACCCTCGCCCTGGCCGGGCTGTTGCTGGGCATGGGCTCGCTCGGTGACGTCCTGGGCCGCAAGCGCCTGTACGTCCTGGGCCTGACCGTCTTCACCGCCGCCACCCTGGCCTGTGCACTGGCCGGAAACGTCCGCCTGCTGATCGCCGCGCGTGCGGTGCAGGGCATTGCGGGCGCCGCGATGTTCGCCACCCTCGTTCCACTGATCGGCCTGGCCTACACCGGACGGGACCGGGCCCGTGCGTTCGCCGTCTGGGGCGCGGTCGCCGGCGCCGCCGCCGGCATCGGCAACGTCGCCGGCGGCATGCTCACCCAACTGCTCTCCTGGCAGTGGATCTTCTACGGTGCGCTGCCGGTCTGCGCGGTGGCGCTCTGGCTGGCCACCAAGGTGCCGGCCGACCACGCCCGCACCGCCGCCCGGATCGACTGGCCGGGTATCGCCACCTTCAGCCTCGCCGCGACCGGCATCACCTTCGGCTTCATCCGGGGTGGCGAGGCCGGTTGGGGCGCCGGCTCGACCCTGGCGGGCTTCGGGCTCGGTGCGGCGCTGCTGTTCGCCTTCGCCCTCGTGGAACGCGCCGCGGAGCGCCCGATGGTGCCGCTCGGCCTCTTCCGCGCCCCGGCCTTCAACGGGCTGCTGCTCGCCTCCGGCGCCTACTACCTGGGTGGGTTCGCCTTCCTGCCGGTGCTCTCCCTCTGGCTCCAAAACGGCGTCGGGCTCAGCTCGTTCGCCACCTCGCTGGTCATCACCGCCCAGCCGGTGGCCTTCTTCGCGACCTCCGCGCTGGCCGGTGGGGCGCTGCACCGGATGCCCGCCCGGTGGAGCGTCGGCGGCGGCACCCTCCTGGTGGCCGCCGGTGACCTGCTGCTCCTCCTGGTCCAACCGGGCTCGTCCTGGCCGGTGTTGCTGCCCGGCCTGATCGTCACCGGCATCGGCGCCGGGCTGGTCTCGCCGGTCCTGCCGGCGCTGGCGATGGCCTCGGCGGATCCGGCCCACAGCGGGGTCGCCAGCGCGGCCTCCAACAGCGCCCGTCAGCTCGGACTGGCCCTGGGCATCGCCCTGTTGGGCACCGTCTTCCACCGCTCCGTACCCGGCACCGGCGCCGGCGCGTCGCCCGGGGCGTATGCGGCGGGGCTGGGCGCGGTGTTCCTGGTGGCGGGGGCGGTCGCGGCGCTCGGGGGTGTGGTGGCGTGGCTGGTGTGCCAGAAGGAGTGAATATGCCGGTCAAAAGCTCCGGCCCGTTGGTATGCGATTCAATCTCCTCCCGGCGAAAAGGTGCGGAACCAGATATTCCAGACGACTGTTTTCGAAAAGAGGAGGAAATGAGTAGGGTGTGGGCCGCCACCGACTGACCAACGGCGGCGGTCCAGCCGAATTCGGCATGGACGGAATGCGCGGGCGCCGCAAGCCTCCCGCGCACACCGGGAGGGGAACATGCCGGCCGGCTCATTCGAGGGGCAGTACGTATGGAGTCCAGCAGCAGATGACCGGGCGCTGGCGCAGGCGTGTATGGATGTCCGGGCCGGGCGCTACTTCAGCGCCCACGAGGTGTTGCGGGAGACCCGCGGGGATTTCGAGCTGCGGGCCCACCGCTCGCTCGTCCTCGCCTCCGAAGCCGCCGGCTCCGACCTGGCCGAACGCTGGCTGGCCGAAGAACCGGGCCCGGAGGCGGCCCTGTTGTGGGCCCGGGTGGCGATGCTGCGGACGCTGCGGATGGCCGACGCCGGCGACCGGCGGGCCGGCGCCCTGGACCGGATAGCGCGCACCGCCTGCGAACGGGCCGCGAAACTGGCGCCCGAGGACCCCACCCCCTGGGTCGCCCAGCTCGCCCTGGCCAGACTCGACCGCCCCCAGGACCCCGCTCCGCAGGGGCTGTTGACCTCGCCCGCCGGACCCTGGTACCTCTTCGCGCACATCCTCCGGCTCGACCCGTGGCACCGGGAGGCACACCACCGCTTCCTGTCCTTCTTCTTCACCCGCCACGGCGGCTCGTCCAGCGCGAGTTGGGACGTCGCCGCCTTCCTGAGCCAGCGCGCGGCGGCCGCCTCGCCGCTCCGACTGCTGCCCCTGGTGGCGCTCGTCGAGGACTACAACCCCGCCGCGCTGTTGGCCGGCCGCACCTGGGAGCAGCCGCAGTGGATCACCGCCGCGACCGGCATCCACCGCAACTGGTTCCCGACCGTGGCCGGTTACCGCTTCACCCCGGTCGTGGATCTGGCCTATCTCGCCCATGCGCTTTTCATGGCGAAACACGAATTCGAGGCCCGCGAGGTCCTCACCGCCATGGGCCCCTATGCGTCCCGGATGCCCTGGAGCGCCTTCGGTGATCCCGAGGAGCAATTGACCAGGGCTCGAAGGGCGTGCGGACTCCCCGTTCCGCACGATCCGTGATGCGCCGAATAATTTCCCCCACACCTCACCGAACCGTTGACTCCCCACCAACAGAAAGGTTTCGGTAGTGCCCGAGCGTACGTCCTCCCCGCCCCGCGCCACAAACCGCTCGAAAAACCTCCCCGGCGTGGACCCCGCCGCCCTCGATGATGACGCGACCCTGCACGCCATGGGCTATCCGCGGAAACTCACCCGAAGATTCCGAGCCTTTGACAACTTCGCCATTTCCTTCACCATCATCAACATCATCTCCGGCATCTTCTCGTCCTTCGGTTTCGGGCTGAACGCCGGCGGCCCCCGCATCCTGATCTTCGGCTGGATCGGGGTCTCCGTCATGGTGCTGTTCGTCGGCGCCGCCATGGGCGAGATCGCCTCCGCGTACCCGACCAGCGGTGCGCTGTACTTCTCGGCGGGCAAGCTGGCCAAGCGCCACCAGGGCGCCTGGTCCTGGTACACCGGCTGGCTCAACTTCGTCGGCCAGGTCGGCGGCACCGCCGCCACCAACTTCGCCGCCGCCACCTTCATCCAGGCGTTCCTCGCCATGCAATGGCCCGCCTATCAGCCCACCGCTCCCCAGACGGTCGGCATCACCGCGGCCATTTTGCTGGTGCAGGCCCTCGCGAACACCTACACCGTGCGGCTGGTCGCGCTGGTCAACCGCATTTCCGTGTGGTGGCTGTTGATCGGCATGGTGGTCATCGTCGCCGCGCTCGCGTTCATTCCCGCGCAGCACCAAGCGCCGTCGTTCGCCACCCACTTCGCCAACAACACCGGCTTCACCAACGCCATTTACGGCGGAATGCTCGGACTGCTCGTCACCAGTTGGACGTTCACCGGCTTCGACGGCAGTTTCCACATGTCCGAAGAAACGGTGAAGGCGACGGTCAATGCCCCGCGCGGCATCATGCGGGCGATCGGTTACTCCGCGCTCGCCGGTCTGATCCTGATGCTCGCTCTGGTGTACGCCATCCGCGACTACGACCACGCCGCGCAGGCGGACGCCCCGCCGGTGCAGATCCTCATCGACGCGCTCGGCGTGCACACCGCCAAGTTCCTGCTGCTGATCGTCATCGGCGCCATGCTCTTCTGCGGGCTCGCCAACATGACCAGCAACACCCGGCAGATCTTCGCCTTCTCCCGCGACGGCGCGATGCCCGGCTCCCGTTGGTGGCACTCGGTCTCCGACCGCACCCGGACCCCCGTCAAGGCCGTGTGGCTCGCCGCCGTCTGCTCGCTGATCCTGGTCATCCCCGGCTGGTGGTCGCACACCGCCTTCACCGCCGTCGTCAGCGTCAACGTCGTCGGCCTCTTCCTCTCCTACGGCGTGCCCATCTTCCTCCGGCTCCGGCTCGACGACTTCCAGACCGGCCCGTGGAACCTCGGCCGCTACGGCAAGCCGATCGCCGCGATCGCCGTGCTCTGGATCGTCGTCAGCAACGTCCTGTTCATGCTGCCGCAGCAGTACCCGGTCACCCCGGAGTCCTTCAACTACGCGCCGATCGCGCTCGCGGCGGTCCTGGTGATCGCCACGGTCTGGTGGTTCGCCACCGCCCGCCGCCGCTTCCAGGGGCCGGTGAGCTACGGCAGCCCCGACGAGGTCGCGGCCATGGACCTCATCTGACCCACGCCCACGACAGAAAGGACTCGACCCCGATGCGACCGACCACCACCGCCCCGACCGGGACCGCCGCCCCGGACGGCGAACTCACCGTCACCGCCGCCCCGTTGGAGCGCTGGCACGAGGTCGTCGGCTGGACCGCCGAGGAGGGCTGGAACCCCGGCGACGACGACATCAGCAGCTTCCACGCCGCTGACCCCGCCGGCTTCTTCCTCGGCCGCCGCGGCGAGCGCACCGTCTCGGCGCTCTCCCTCGTCAACTACTCGGACGCGTACGCCTTCCTGGGCTTCTACCTCGTCGCCCCCGGCCTCCGCGGCCAGGGCCTGGGGCTGGCCACCTGGCGCGCCGCCTTCCCGCACGTCGGCGCCCGGACCGTCGGCCTGGACGCGGTCCCCGCCCAGGAGGCCACCTACCGGCGCGCGGGCTTCACCGCCGCGCATGACACCCTCCGCTACACCGGCCGCCCCACGCCCGGCGCCCGCCCCTCCCCGGACACCCACCCGGTGACCGCCGCCCACCACGACGCGATCGCCGCCTTCGACCGCCGCTGCTTCCCCGCGGACCGGCGGGAGTTCGTCACCCGCTGGTTGACCACCCCCGGCCGCACCGCCCGGGTTCACCTGCGCGACGGCGAGGTCGTCGGGTACGGCGTGCTCCGCCCGGCCCGGTCCGGCTACCGCGTCGGCCCGCTCTTCGCCGACACCCCGGCGACCGCCGAGGCCCTCTTCGACGCCCTCACCGCGCAGCTCGACCCCGCCGACGAGGTCACCCTCGACATCCCCGAACCCAACGCCGTAGCCCGCACGTTGGCCACCGACCGCGGCCTGACGCCCCGTTCGCACACCATCCGGATGTACACCGGCTCCGTCCCGCCGGTGGCCGCCGGGCGCACCTTCGGCGTGACCAGCCTCGAACTGGGCTGACCACAGCGGCCGTCCGGGCACCGGAGCGCCGCCCTGACCACCGCCCCTCCCGGGGCGTGGTGGTCAGGGCGGCATGGACGGGTTTACCGCGCAGATGCGGACGTATGAGGTGTGGCGTCGTGGATCGCCTCCCCTAGCGCGCCATCCAGGGGGCGAAAGTCTCGACCGTCAGATCGAGAGGGTCCGTGTGCGCACGGACTCCGCCCAGGTGGCGAGCAGTTGCTCGTACTGTTCCTGTTCCTCGGGCCATAACGGCCGACCGGTACGGGCGGCCATGAATTCGCGTATCGCGCGATTGGCCTCGGCGGTGGCGTCCGGGACGCAGGCAGTCGCCATGCCGCAGATCTTATGCGTTGGGATGGTCTAGGGCCATTACCGCTTTTGGATGATAGTGGCAACCTCTGCCCTTGATATCACTCTCGTGCCCACGCCGAGGCGCCGTACGCCCTCCGGCCGGCCGGGGCCCGCACGACCGCGGTGCCCCAACGGCCGTACGGCGACGGGGAGATGGCTGCCCGGCCGGCACGGAGCGGACGCGCGGCCTCCCTCAGCGCAGCGAGGCGCCGTACACGTGATCCACCGACATCGTCATCAGTACCCGCCGGTCGGAGACCATCACCGTGCGGTACTCGTCCCAGTCCGGGTGCTCCCCGCTGGCGCGGCGGTAGTACTCCACCAGCGCCTCGACCTCGGGGGCCTTCGGGTCGGCGCCCGGTCCGACGAGAGTGGCGGTGCCCTCGGCGGTGGCCCAGGCCCGGCCGTCGGGGCTGGTGACCTCCAGCGCGGCCCGCGGATCCCGGCGCAGATTGGCCGTCTTGGCCCGCCCCTCGGTCATCGACACATAGAGGACGTCGGCCGCCCGGTCGTAGAACGGCAGGACGGGGGAGAGCTGGGGGCGGCCGTCGGACTTGATCGTGGCCAGCACGCCGAGCCGGCTCTCCGCGAGCAGTGCGCGCGGGTCGAAAGGGGTAGCAGTCATGCCGTGGCAACGGGCCGCCCGGCACCGGCTATTCCCGGCCGTCTACGGTGGACGCCCCGGTGCCTTCGGGTGTCGCATGGCGAAGTGAGCTTCCGTGGGAGGTCGTTGGGCGTGGACGTCTACGAAGCGGTGGACAGCCGGCGGTCGGTGCGCGGCTTCACCGCCCGGCCCGTGCCACGGCAGGTACTGGCGCGCGTGCTGTCCGCCGCGGCCCGCACGCCGTCCGGCGCCAACCTCCAGCCGTGGCACAGCTATGTGGTGACGGGCGCCCCGCTGGCCGCGCTCAAGAAGCGCACCGCCGAGCGGGTGGCCGCGGGGGACCCCGGCGACGCGCGCGAGTACGAGATGTATCCGGCCGCGCTCAAGTCCCCTTACCAGGAACGCCGATCGGCCGCCGCCGACCAGCGGTACGGCGCGCTCGGCATCCCGCGGGACGACGCGGCGGCCCGCCGGCGGGAGGTGGCCAGGAACTGGGACTGCTTCGGCGCCCCCGCCGCGCTGTTCTGCTACATCGACCGCGACCTGGGGGCGACCCAATGGGCCGACCTCGGCATGTACCTCCAGAGCGTGATGCTGCTGCTCCGCGCCGAGGGGTTGCACAGTTGCGCGCAGGTGGCCTGGTCGGTGTACCGCAGCTCGGTTGCCGAGGTCGTCTCGCCGCCGGACGGGCTGGTCCTGTTCTGCGGACTGTCGATCGGCTACGAGGACCCGGCCGTGGGGGCCGTCCGCGTTGACCGGGCGCCCCTCGACGAGACGGTCACCTTCGTCGGGGACGAGGGGAACTGGCGCCGGCATGCGGCGCGTTGAGGAGTGGGAGCGCGAGGCGGAGTGGCGGCTGCCGGCCCCCGTGCTGGCCTACTTCCGGCAGGGCGCCGGCGCCGGTCTGTCGGCCGCGGAGGCCGCGGCGTGCTGGGACGAGCCGCGGCTGCTGCCCCGCGTCCTGCGGGACGTCAGCGCCGTCGTCACGTCAACGTCCGTCCTGGGTGCGGACGTTGACACCCCGATCCTGGTCGCCCCGACGACGCTGCAACGCCAGGCGCACCCGGAGGGCGAGGTCGCCATGGTGCACGGCACCGCCGCCGCCGGCTCGCTGACCTGCGTCACCGGCAACGCGGGCGTGCCGTTCGCCGCCCTGGCGGGCCCCGCCCCGTGGTGGGTGCAGGCGTACGTCCTCAAGGACCGGCGGCTGACGGCGGAGTTGCTGGAGCGCGCCAAGGAGGCCGGGGCGCGGGCCGTGGTGCTGACCGCGGACACCCCCGTCGTCGGGCAGAAGTTCGGCACCGGGCCGAGCGTCTGGGACACCGTTCCGCCGGAACACCTGCTGGCCAACATCGACCGCCGGGAGCTCGACGACTGGCGCTGGGACAAGGCGGCCGACCTGACGCCCGCCACCATCGACTGGCTGCGCACCACCACGGGGCTCCCGGTGGTGGTCAAGGGGGTGCTGCGGCCCGACGACGCGCGCACCTGCCTGGCCGCCGGCGCCGCCGCGATCTGGGTCTCCAACCACGGCGGGCGACAGCTGGACGGCGCCGTCCCCACCGCCCGGGCCCTGCGCCCGGTCGCCGAGGCGCTGGCCGGCAGCGGCGCCGAACTCTACGTCGACGGCGGTCTGCGCACCGGCCGGCACGCGCTCCTCGCCCTCGCGCTCGGCGCCACCGCGGTGTTCGTCGGGCGGCCGGCCCTGTGGGCGCTGACCGTCGACGGGGCGTCCGGCGTGCAACGGCTGCTCACCGACCTCACCGCGGAACTGGCCCACGCCATGGCCCTGGTGGGTGCCCCGGACCTCGCCGCCCTCACCCCCGACCTGGTCGCCGACGGCACCTGAGGGCCCGGCGGTGGACGGCACGGCGTTGACGATCACCGGAAGGTCCGGCCCCATCAACGCCAGTTGCTCCGCCGCCGCCCCGAGACCGCCCGCGCCGACCGCGTTGGGCATCCACCCGCCGCTGGTCGCGGCCATCCGCTCGTCCAGCAGTGTGCCCCGGGTGCGGCCGGGCCGTCGGGCTCAGGGTGCGAAGACCGTGCTGGCGAGGGCCACATGGACGGCGGTGCCGCCGAGGATGCTCAACAGGGCGTTGCGGCGCCAGAGATGGAGGCCGATGGTGACCGCCAGGGCCGCGAGCGGGGCGAGCGCGCGCGGTTGGGTCACCGGGAGGTCGCGCAGGGCGTAGACGACCAGGATGACCATGACGCCGGCCGGCATCCGGCTGCTGAGGTACTGCACGGTCTTGCTCGCCCGCAGCGGCGCCAGGGCGGCGAACGGCAGGGCGCGCAGGGCCCAGGTGACCGCGGCGGAGACGACCACCGCGGCGATCAGGTACGGGGTGTCAGGCATGGGCGGGCTTCCTGCGGGCGATGAGGTGTCGGACCAGGAGGCCGACGGTGAACAGGACGAAGGCGGCCGGCAGCATCTGGTCCGGGAAGGCGAGGCGGGCGGCCAGGGCGCTGAGCAGGGCGAGGGCGGGCGTGGGCAGATCGCCGCGGCGCCCGCGGATGGCGTCCAGGGCCAACACGGTGAACAGCGCGGTCAGCGAGAAGTCCAGCCCCCGGACGCCCGCGGGGATCAACGAGCCGAGCAGGGCGCCGACGGTGGCACTGCCGGCCCAGTACACGTGCAGCAGGAACTGGAGCCAGAGGATCCGGCCGCTGGGCCAGGAGCGGGCCCGCTCCGTGGTGGTCAGCGCGTACGTCTCGTCGGTGAGGGCGAAGGTGCTGTAGGTCTTCGCCAGGCGACCGCGCACCCGGTGCAGGGGGAACGACAGGGTGTAGAAGACGTGCCGGATGTTGACCAGAAAGGCGGTCAGCGCGACCGTCGCCAGAGGGGCGACGGCGGTCACCAGGCCGATGAGCAGGAACTCGAACGAGCCGGCGTAGATCAGGGTGGTGAACAGGGTCGCCCACCACCAGGCCAGCCCGGAGTGTGTGACGAGCACGCCGAAGGCGAGGCCGAGCGGCACGAGCGCCAGGCCCACGGACGCGGAGTCCTGGACGGCGGCCCGGAACGGGGCGGGCGTTGCGGGCGGGGGAGCGGGGGCTACGAGGGGATCGGTCCTGGGGGGACCGTCGACGGCGGCCGGGGGTATTGCCATGTCGCAATTTTAGATCGAATTCGATCTTATTTGGTTGCCGATAGTGGCCCTATGATCGCCCTATGGGTAAGGGAATCGACCTGGATGCCATTGATCGCGAAATTTTGTTTCTCCTTCAGCAGGACGGACGGCTGACCAACGTCGAACTGGCCAAGCGGGTCGGGCTGACGCCGCCGCCGTGCCTGCGGCGGGTCAAGCGCCTGGAGGAGGCCGGCGTCATCGCCGGCTACCGGGCCGTCATCGATCCCGCGGCGGTCGGTCGCGGCCTGGAGGTCCTGGTCGACGTCGAGGTGTACGCCACCGACCGCAAGACAGTCGAGGACTTCGAGAACACCGTGGCGTCCTACGAAGAAGTCGTCGAACTGCGCCGGTTCTTCGGCCGCCCCGACTACTTCCTGCGCGTCTCGGTCGCCGATCACGCCGCCTACGAAGAGTTCCTCACCCGCAAGCTCACCGGGCTGCGCGGCGTCCTGCGGGTGGAGTCCCATCTGACCATGAAGAAGATCAAGACGGAGGTGTGAGCGGGCTGCCCGGGCCCGGGCCCAACGGGCCGCCCGGGCCCGGGAGTTCAGCGGCCCAGACGACCGCGCACCATGGCGAGCATCGCGTCGAGCTCGGGCAC includes the following:
- a CDS encoding winged helix-turn-helix domain-containing protein, with the protein product MNASTTPLALRPDADYGRPAKAASGGGPPLAVDRLPDGKWQLTLHDLEPVSVRRLASDKVHIILAPSCTDPSVMPTEPQQPVGEAAAEPIEIDTAARTVAIDGRQLDVPRLEFDLLAHLVLHPRRAFTRQQLMVAVWPDCRSSARTVDVHIARLRRRLGPGRRKLISTVFGVGYKYLPTA
- a CDS encoding MFS transporter, encoding MAACLGTFLLLVYATAVTVALPRMAGARHAGFGALQWITDVYTLALAGLLLGMGSLGDVLGRKRLYVLGLTVFTAATLACALAGNVRLLIAARAVQGIAGAAMFATLVPLIGLAYTGRDRARAFAVWGAVAGAAAGIGNVAGGMLTQLLSWQWIFYGALPVCAVALWLATKVPADHARTAARIDWPGIATFSLAATGITFGFIRGGEAGWGAGSTLAGFGLGAALLFAFALVERAAERPMVPLGLFRAPAFNGLLLASGAYYLGGFAFLPVLSLWLQNGVGLSSFATSLVITAQPVAFFATSALAGGALHRMPARWSVGGGTLLVAAGDLLLLLVQPGSSWPVLLPGLIVTGIGAGLVSPVLPALAMASADPAHSGVASAASNSARQLGLALGIALLGTVFHRSVPGTGAGASPGAYAAGLGAVFLVAGAVAALGGVVAWLVCQKE
- a CDS encoding amino acid permease, with translation MGYPRKLTRRFRAFDNFAISFTIINIISGIFSSFGFGLNAGGPRILIFGWIGVSVMVLFVGAAMGEIASAYPTSGALYFSAGKLAKRHQGAWSWYTGWLNFVGQVGGTAATNFAAATFIQAFLAMQWPAYQPTAPQTVGITAAILLVQALANTYTVRLVALVNRISVWWLLIGMVVIVAALAFIPAQHQAPSFATHFANNTGFTNAIYGGMLGLLVTSWTFTGFDGSFHMSEETVKATVNAPRGIMRAIGYSALAGLILMLALVYAIRDYDHAAQADAPPVQILIDALGVHTAKFLLLIVIGAMLFCGLANMTSNTRQIFAFSRDGAMPGSRWWHSVSDRTRTPVKAVWLAAVCSLILVIPGWWSHTAFTAVVSVNVVGLFLSYGVPIFLRLRLDDFQTGPWNLGRYGKPIAAIAVLWIVVSNVLFMLPQQYPVTPESFNYAPIALAAVLVIATVWWFATARRRFQGPVSYGSPDEVAAMDLI
- a CDS encoding GNAT family N-acetyltransferase yields the protein MRPTTTAPTGTAAPDGELTVTAAPLERWHEVVGWTAEEGWNPGDDDISSFHAADPAGFFLGRRGERTVSALSLVNYSDAYAFLGFYLVAPGLRGQGLGLATWRAAFPHVGARTVGLDAVPAQEATYRRAGFTAAHDTLRYTGRPTPGARPSPDTHPVTAAHHDAIAAFDRRCFPADRREFVTRWLTTPGRTARVHLRDGEVVGYGVLRPARSGYRVGPLFADTPATAEALFDALTAQLDPADEVTLDIPEPNAVARTLATDRGLTPRSHTIRMYTGSVPPVAAGRTFGVTSLELG
- a CDS encoding PPOX class F420-dependent oxidoreductase; this encodes MTATPFDPRALLAESRLGVLATIKSDGRPQLSPVLPFYDRAADVLYVSMTEGRAKTANLRRDPRAALEVTSPDGRAWATAEGTATLVGPGADPKAPEVEALVEYYRRASGEHPDWDEYRTVMVSDRRVLMTMSVDHVYGASLR
- a CDS encoding nitroreductase, encoding MDVYEAVDSRRSVRGFTARPVPRQVLARVLSAAARTPSGANLQPWHSYVVTGAPLAALKKRTAERVAAGDPGDAREYEMYPAALKSPYQERRSAAADQRYGALGIPRDDAAARRREVARNWDCFGAPAALFCYIDRDLGATQWADLGMYLQSVMLLLRAEGLHSCAQVAWSVYRSSVAEVVSPPDGLVLFCGLSIGYEDPAVGAVRVDRAPLDETVTFVGDEGNWRRHAAR
- a CDS encoding alpha-hydroxy acid oxidase encodes the protein MRRVEEWEREAEWRLPAPVLAYFRQGAGAGLSAAEAAACWDEPRLLPRVLRDVSAVVTSTSVLGADVDTPILVAPTTLQRQAHPEGEVAMVHGTAAAGSLTCVTGNAGVPFAALAGPAPWWVQAYVLKDRRLTAELLERAKEAGARAVVLTADTPVVGQKFGTGPSVWDTVPPEHLLANIDRRELDDWRWDKAADLTPATIDWLRTTTGLPVVVKGVLRPDDARTCLAAGAAAIWVSNHGGRQLDGAVPTARALRPVAEALAGSGAELYVDGGLRTGRHALLALALGATAVFVGRPALWALTVDGASGVQRLLTDLTAELAHAMALVGAPDLAALTPDLVADGT
- a CDS encoding branched-chain amino acid transporter permease; the protein is MPDTPYLIAAVVVSAAVTWALRALPFAALAPLRASKTVQYLSSRMPAGVMVILVVYALRDLPVTQPRALAPLAALAVTIGLHLWRRNALLSILGGTAVHVALASTVFAP
- a CDS encoding AzlC family ABC transporter permease, with the protein product MGLALVPLGLAFGVLVTHSGLAWWWATLFTTLIYAGSFEFLLIGLVTAVAPLATVALTAFLVNIRHVFYTLSFPLHRVRGRLAKTYSTFALTDETYALTTTERARSWPSGRILWLQFLLHVYWAGSATVGALLGSLIPAGVRGLDFSLTALFTVLALDAIRGRRGDLPTPALALLSALAARLAFPDQMLPAAFVLFTVGLLVRHLIARRKPAHA
- a CDS encoding Lrp/AsnC family transcriptional regulator, whose protein sequence is MGKGIDLDAIDREILFLLQQDGRLTNVELAKRVGLTPPPCLRRVKRLEEAGVIAGYRAVIDPAAVGRGLEVLVDVEVYATDRKTVEDFENTVASYEEVVELRRFFGRPDYFLRVSVADHAAYEEFLTRKLTGLRGVLRVESHLTMKKIKTEV